A single region of the Candidatus Binataceae bacterium genome encodes:
- a CDS encoding tetratricopeptide repeat protein, whose translation MSIDLPSRRRYECEPVNEEEQKKLALELWNAGYQRHLQDDLEGAIEFYNRSIQIWPTAEAYTFRGWAYERMGRIDDAIAECRKAIEIDPDYGNPYNDIGAYLIAKGELDDAIPWLERAKQAARYEPRHFPYLNLGRLYAAKGMITAAAAEFARALEIEPNDQASMQMLARLRAMLN comes from the coding sequence GTCGATTGATTTGCCCTCGCGGCGACGTTACGAGTGTGAACCGGTGAACGAGGAAGAGCAGAAGAAGCTTGCGCTGGAACTGTGGAATGCCGGCTACCAGCGCCATCTGCAAGATGATCTCGAAGGAGCGATCGAATTCTACAACCGGTCAATTCAGATCTGGCCAACCGCCGAAGCCTACACGTTTCGCGGTTGGGCCTACGAGCGCATGGGACGAATCGACGACGCGATCGCGGAATGCCGCAAAGCCATCGAGATCGACCCCGACTACGGCAACCCCTACAATGACATCGGCGCGTACCTGATCGCCAAGGGCGAACTCGACGATGCGATCCCCTGGCTTGAGCGGGCCAAGCAGGCGGCTCGCTACGAGCCGCGTCATTTCCCCTACTTAAACCTCGGCCGTCTGTACGCGGCCAAGGGCATGATCACGGCGGCGGCCGCAGAATTCGCGCGGGCCCTGGAGATCGAGCCCAACGATCAGGCTAGCATGCAGATGCTGGCGCGGCTGCGCGCGATGTTGAACTGA
- a CDS encoding peroxiredoxin, producing the protein MLKAGDRAPDFALPAHDGRTIALADLRGRKVLLWFYPAADTPGUTTEGRGFRDHQNYYEENNIQILGASFDGVEANAAFAKKNAFNFPLLSDVDRTLGLAYGACKDPKAAWPNRMSFLIDEQGQIARTYERVDPRDHPASVLADIIDG; encoded by the coding sequence ATGCTCAAGGCGGGTGATCGGGCTCCTGATTTTGCCCTGCCGGCGCACGACGGCCGGACCATAGCACTGGCCGATTTGCGGGGTCGGAAGGTGCTGCTGTGGTTTTACCCTGCAGCAGACACCCCGGGCTGAACGACGGAGGGTCGCGGGTTCCGCGACCATCAAAACTACTACGAGGAAAACAATATCCAGATCCTCGGCGCCAGCTTCGATGGCGTGGAAGCGAACGCCGCGTTCGCGAAGAAAAATGCCTTCAATTTTCCCCTGCTCAGCGACGTCGATCGAACGCTGGGACTCGCCTACGGCGCTTGCAAGGATCCCAAGGCGGCCTGGCCAAATCGGATGAGCTTTCTGATCGACGAACAAGGACAGATCGCGCGGACGTACGAGCGGGTCGATCCCAGAGACCATCCCGCCAGCGTCTTGGCCGACATCATCGACGGATGA
- a CDS encoding XdhC family protein yields MMGPDQIWPEAERTLERGQKFALATVINVRGSTPREVGAKMIVRDDGQFGTIGGGCGEAEVFRKARLLLDEGRGARLTEIDLTGDFDQQQIGTCGGIMDVFVDIWMPASDLETVRQLADAAERNRPAALLTLVHSVDLGSVGAKSIVDTATEEGRLISALEIPPRAMGQLVARTRDGMPALIEISDNGGANPVTRVDGERPRLFLDPISGAQRLVIAGAGHIAQPLAALGSTLGFHVTVIDDRASFANRERFPNADQIVVRTFAAAIEALTLDRHCYLVSVTRGHSFDEEVLRTALQHSRGAFIGMIGSRRRVKATLERIAESGVSRELLDQVHAPLGMDIAAETPEEIAVSIIAEIVRERRSGARDIGNLGVKLGRLKPSA; encoded by the coding sequence ATGATGGGGCCTGACCAGATTTGGCCGGAGGCCGAGCGAACTCTCGAACGCGGACAAAAGTTCGCCCTCGCGACGGTTATCAACGTGCGCGGATCGACTCCCCGAGAGGTCGGCGCCAAGATGATCGTGCGTGACGATGGCCAGTTCGGCACCATCGGTGGAGGGTGCGGCGAGGCGGAGGTCTTTCGCAAGGCGCGTCTCCTGCTCGATGAGGGGCGGGGCGCCCGGCTCACCGAGATCGATCTGACCGGGGACTTCGATCAGCAGCAGATTGGGACTTGTGGCGGCATCATGGATGTATTCGTTGACATCTGGATGCCCGCTTCTGACCTGGAGACCGTGCGCCAGCTCGCGGACGCCGCGGAGCGCAATCGGCCTGCCGCGCTGCTCACGCTGGTGCATAGTGTTGACCTGGGTTCGGTCGGTGCGAAGTCGATCGTCGATACTGCAACCGAGGAGGGTCGATTGATCAGCGCCCTGGAGATTCCCCCCCGTGCGATGGGGCAACTGGTGGCGCGAACTCGGGATGGAATGCCAGCACTCATCGAGATCAGCGACAACGGCGGCGCCAATCCCGTAACCCGTGTCGATGGCGAGCGGCCGCGGCTATTCCTCGATCCTATTTCTGGCGCGCAGCGTCTGGTCATCGCGGGCGCCGGTCATATCGCGCAGCCCCTTGCCGCGCTCGGCTCGACGCTCGGCTTTCACGTGACCGTGATCGATGATCGTGCGTCGTTTGCGAATCGCGAGCGATTTCCCAATGCCGACCAAATCGTGGTCCGTACATTCGCAGCGGCGATCGAAGCTCTCACCCTGGATCGGCATTGCTATCTGGTCTCCGTAACCCGCGGCCACTCCTTCGACGAGGAAGTACTACGCACCGCCCTACAACACTCGCGCGGTGCGTTCATCGGGATGATCGGGTCGCGCCGGCGGGTCAAGGCGACCCTCGAAAGAATCGCGGAGAGTGGCGTCTCCCGTGAGCTGCTCGACCAGGTCCACGCGCCCCTGGGCATGGACATCGCGGCGGAAACTCCCGAGGAAATCGCCGTCTCAATTATTGCCGAGATCGTGCGCGAGCGCCGGTCTGGCGCGCGCGACATCGGCAATCTGGGCGTCAAGCTAGGACGCCTCAAACCATCGGCTTGA
- a CDS encoding nucleotidyltransferase family protein, with protein sequence MRPTIDGILLAAGESRRMGFPKPLLRIGNDTFLTRTLHSMLEVARAVVLVTGAYEQPVRDEVSASRRLRIVHNPDFQRGQLSSLKCAIGATSSDVDGVLVHLADHPLVQGATFRALAEKYEVTRAPILIACHRGRRGHPVLFAKGVFSELLAAPEGEGARFVVNADPARVVYVEVEDPGVTLDLDTPEDLKRAGLAPPPADRRG encoded by the coding sequence ATGCGGCCTACAATCGACGGGATTTTGCTGGCGGCTGGCGAGTCGCGGCGGATGGGATTTCCCAAGCCGCTTTTGCGTATCGGTAACGACACCTTCCTCACCCGAACCTTGCACTCCATGCTGGAAGTCGCGCGTGCCGTCGTGCTGGTGACTGGGGCCTACGAGCAACCGGTCCGGGACGAAGTTTCCGCCAGTCGCCGACTCAGAATCGTGCACAACCCCGATTTCCAGCGGGGACAGCTGTCCTCACTGAAATGTGCAATTGGTGCAACCTCTTCGGATGTCGATGGTGTCTTGGTGCACTTGGCCGATCATCCGCTGGTGCAGGGTGCAACTTTTCGCGCCCTGGCCGAGAAGTACGAGGTGACGCGGGCGCCTATCCTGATCGCCTGCCACCGTGGTCGCCGGGGACATCCGGTGCTGTTTGCGAAAGGGGTATTTTCGGAGTTGCTCGCGGCCCCCGAGGGCGAGGGGGCTCGCTTCGTGGTGAATGCAGACCCCGCCCGGGTAGTGTATGTCGAGGTGGAAGATCCGGGGGTCACTCTGGACCTGGATACCCCTGAGGACCTGAAACGGGCCGGACTAGCCCCGCCACCCGCGGACCGGCGCGGGTAG
- a CDS encoding RNA polymerase sigma factor, with product MAVRTDEELIAEILKGETAAFSELAARHRPRVERLCQRFFSDPEIARDLAQECFIRAYTALATYRREMPFGGWLRAIVTNLCYDELRRRRRRPEDLVADFSAPEVQWMNLVNEATPEEIVAAAEERREAHDLAHRLLDSLRAEDRTVLVLRDSEELSVSEIAEIMGWSEAKVKIRAFRARQALRKQADRMRAAGKRERFS from the coding sequence TTGGCCGTTAGAACCGATGAGGAACTGATCGCCGAGATCCTCAAAGGTGAGACGGCCGCTTTTTCGGAGTTGGCCGCCCGCCATCGTCCGCGCGTGGAACGACTGTGCCAGCGGTTTTTCTCGGACCCGGAAATCGCTCGCGACCTCGCGCAGGAATGCTTCATCCGAGCCTACACCGCGCTGGCCACCTACCGCCGCGAGATGCCGTTTGGAGGGTGGCTCCGCGCGATTGTGACCAACCTGTGCTATGACGAGCTCAGGCGCAGGCGTCGCCGTCCGGAAGACCTGGTCGCGGATTTCTCCGCGCCCGAAGTTCAATGGATGAACCTGGTTAACGAGGCGACGCCCGAGGAAATAGTTGCCGCAGCCGAGGAGCGACGCGAGGCGCACGACTTGGCTCACCGCCTGCTCGATAGCCTTCGAGCTGAGGACCGGACGGTTTTGGTCCTGAGGGACAGCGAAGAGCTGAGCGTCAGCGAAATCGCGGAAATCATGGGCTGGAGCGAGGCAAAGGTTAAGATTCGCGCCTTCCGGGCCAGACAAGCGCTGCGCAAGCAGGCCGACCGGATGCGGGCGGCCGGAAAAAGAGAACGATTCTCGTGA
- a CDS encoding zf-HC2 domain-containing protein: protein MTTDTMINCFEARQEFPAFWRRELAAERRAALVNHLVGCAKCDRAFRNFAVGAPVLHSIGEPPARTHAQGQSARGTRARRSGGVVRGEFVPRRGLAMSAAAMVLIAASLAAYFSVTTPVDTLNDELSTEPIATQIFGPDLYPSSEDLAG, encoded by the coding sequence GTGACAACAGACACAATGATCAACTGCTTCGAGGCAAGACAGGAATTCCCTGCTTTCTGGCGGCGGGAGTTGGCGGCAGAGCGCCGCGCGGCGCTGGTGAATCACCTGGTGGGATGTGCCAAGTGCGATCGCGCCTTCCGCAATTTTGCCGTTGGCGCTCCGGTGTTGCACTCGATCGGCGAACCGCCTGCGCGCACCCACGCCCAAGGTCAGAGCGCGCGCGGCACGCGCGCACGACGGTCGGGTGGGGTCGTACGGGGCGAATTTGTTCCGCGCCGCGGGCTTGCGATGAGCGCCGCGGCAATGGTCCTTATCGCCGCGTCGCTCGCCGCCTACTTCTCCGTGACGACGCCGGTTGACACCCTAAATGATGAGCTGAGCACCGAACCGATTGCCACCCAGATTTTCGGCCCCGACCTGTATCCGTCGAGCGAGGACCTTGCCGGATAG
- a CDS encoding tetratricopeptide repeat protein: protein MASSKLPPHCKWNRPRRAGGILGSLLLVLILPLGVAHAQDNAAKARALVGSAIQMTNSDEAVKLLWQATEIDPTLEDPYVYLGVYYNSRSDFASMVKVYQKLIKYRPNEVSAYLNIGEAYMSFTPPRLQEALGYYQKAYALDPKNSWTALRIGEIFAQNGNREEATKYLRVALADTKNSAASAEAERLLRQMGTL, encoded by the coding sequence ATGGCGTCGTCCAAGCTTCCCCCCCATTGCAAGTGGAACCGTCCGCGTCGGGCCGGCGGCATACTGGGCTCATTGCTCCTGGTCCTGATCCTTCCGCTGGGTGTCGCGCACGCGCAGGACAATGCCGCGAAAGCTCGGGCTTTGGTCGGCTCCGCGATCCAGATGACCAACAGCGATGAGGCAGTGAAACTCCTGTGGCAGGCCACTGAAATCGATCCGACGCTGGAAGATCCATACGTCTATCTGGGCGTCTATTACAATTCGCGGTCCGATTTCGCGAGCATGGTGAAGGTCTACCAGAAGCTCATAAAATACCGGCCCAACGAGGTGAGCGCTTACCTGAACATCGGGGAGGCATACATGTCTTTCACCCCTCCGCGACTGCAGGAAGCCTTGGGTTACTATCAGAAAGCGTATGCGCTTGATCCCAAGAACTCGTGGACGGCGCTCAGGATCGGGGAAATTTTCGCTCAGAACGGCAATCGCGAAGAAGCGACGAAGTACTTGAGAGTGGCACTCGCGGATACCAAGAACTCCGCGGCTTCCGCCGAAGCCGAGAGGCTGTTGCGCCAGATGGGTACGTTATGA